A genomic segment from Gossypium hirsutum isolate 1008001.06 chromosome D04, Gossypium_hirsutum_v2.1, whole genome shotgun sequence encodes:
- the LOC107926005 gene encoding protein SIEVE ELEMENT OCCLUSION B, with protein MESILEPATKMQQSDRGIRLSFSTSNDGLMLKQIQAVHVPDGRAIDVRPLLHIVEDILSFAAPSGDAIVETGKQATGTEAFQHQTNYQTNITDMLETLSFLIDRISIEMARKCSETREEHATTMSILSMVSNYPWDAKLVIALSAFAVNYGEFWLLAQCYTSNQLAKNLAILKQVPGILQHSTMLKSRFDTIKDLITAMLDIAKCLVEFKEIPSNYVTEDVAAAVSAAMDHIPVAIYWTIRSMLATASQITGLSGSENEFLSSLESWELSSSVHKLSTMHSHLVGLLAICHKQIDERKFIEAYQNLQYLFNAAQIDNIKVLKALINPKDDPLPLVDGTNKKRVSVDVLRKRNVLLLISDLDILQDEVVILQQIYEESRRQSNSLDQNPYELVWLPVLDSSVSLSKIKQRIFENLTATMTWFTLRHPSLLNRAVFKFIKEEWGFEQKPIVVVLDPQGRVTCSNAIHMMWIWGNLAFPFTIAKEDALWKAETLTLDFLVDGIDPVILKWISEERFIFLYGGEDIEWIRNFTHTVKTAARACGIAMEMVYVGKRNPKENIRRNMAIINEEKLSHCLPDITAIWYFWIRIESMWNSKHQLGKADENDPTTQEIMTLLSYDGGEGYGWALLGKGSTEFTKARGTTFLTCLSDYNLWAEDVQTKGLVSAIHDYFLQNPTPHHCNRLVLPATASRLPEMVTCSECRRTMERYILYHCCDE; from the exons ATGGAATCCATCCTAGAACCTGCAACTAAAATGCAGCAATCCGACAGAGGTATAAGGCTGAGCTTTTCAACATCCAATGATGGTTTGATGTTAAAGCAAATTCAGGCAGTTCATGTTCCTGATGGACGAGCCATTGATGTTCGACCTCTTCTGCATATTGTTGAAGACATCTTAAGTTTTGCCGCCCCAAGTGGTGATGCCATTGTTGAAACT GGTAAGCAAGCTACAGGAACTGAAGCATTCCAACACCAGACCAACTACCAAACCAATATTACTGACATGCTTGAAACTTTGTCTTTTCTCATTGATAGAATCTCAATTGAG ATGGCACGGAAATGCAGTGAAACTAGGGAAGAACATGCAACAACAATGTCCATATTGAGCATGGTATCCAACTACCCATGGGATGCCAAATTGGTGATAGCTTTATCAGCTTTCGCAGTTAACTATGGCGAATTCTGGCTCCTAGCCCAGTGCTACACCTCAAACCAACTAGCCAAAAACCTTGCAATCCTCAAACAAGTACCAGGAATTTTACAACATTCAACCATGTTGAAATCTCGGTTTGACACAATTAAAGATCTCATTACAGCCATGCTAGATATTGCTAAGTGTTTAGTTGAGTTTAAGGAAATACCATCTAATTATGTTACGGAAGATGTTGCCGCTGCAGTATCGGCAGCCATGGATCATATACCGGTAGCTATCTACTGGACCATCAGAAGCATGTTGGCTACTGCATCTCAGATTACTGGTCTTTCAGGATCAGAAAATGA GTTTCTTTCATCCTTGGAATCCTGGGAGCTATCAAGCTCAGTACACAAGCTCAGCACCATGCACAGCCATCTAGTAGGTCTACTGGCTATCTGCCATAAGCAAATAG ATGAAAGAAAATTTATAGAAGCCTATCAGAACCTTCAATATTTGTTTAATGCCGCCCAAATTGACAACATTAAGGTTCTCAAGGCGTTGATTAACCCAAAGGATGATCCACTTCCACTAGTTGATGGGACCAACAAGAAAAGG GTTAGTGTTGATGTTCTAAGGAAAAGAAATGTTCTATTGCTGATATCAGATCTAGACATCTTGCAAGATGAAGTCGTCATTCTTCAACAGATATACGAGGAGTCCAGAAGGCAATCAAACAGCCTGGACCAGAATCCATACGAGTTAGTGTGGCTGCCAGTCCTAGACTCATCTGTCTCGTTGTCTAAGATCAAGCAACGTATATTTGAGAATCTGACAGCAACTATGACATGGTTCACATTGCGCCACCCTTCATTGCTTAATCGGGCGGTGTTCAAGTTCATCAAGGAAGAGTGGGGGTTCGAGCAGAAGCCTATCGTTGTGGTTTTAGATCCTCAAGGAAGGGTTACATGTTCTAATGCAATTCACATGATGTGGATTTGGGGCAATTTGGCCTTCCCTTTCACCATTGCTAAGGAAGATGCTTTATGGAAAGCTGAGACTTTGACACTTGACTTTCTTGTGGATGGTATTGATCCTGTGATTCTGAAATGG ATATCAGAAGAAAGATTCATATTCTTGTATGGGGGAGAGGATATAGAGTGGATCAGGAATTTCACACACACTGTAAAAACTGCTGCAAGAGCTTGTGGCATTGCAATGGAAATGGTTTATGTCGGAAAGAGAAATCCAAAGGAGAATATCCGTAGAAACATGGCTATTATCAATGAAGAAAAACTTAGCCATTGCTTGCCAGACATAACTGCTATTTGGTACTTCTGGATTCGGATCGAAAGCATGTGGAACTCGAAGCACCAACTTGGTAAAGCAGATGAGAATGATCCCACAACTCAAGAAATCATGACATTGCTTTCATATGATGGCGGTGAAGGGTATGGATGGGCCTTGCTTGGTAAAGGTTCAACAGAGTTCACCAAAGCCAGGGGGACTACATTTTTAACTTGCTTATCAGATTATAATCTGTGGGCTGAAGATGTGCAAACAAAAGGATTGGTGTCGGCAATTCATGATTACTTTTTGCAGAATCCGACCCCACATCATTGCAACCGACTTGTTCTACCAGCCACTGCCAGTCGGTTGCCGGAAATGGTGACTTGTTCTGAATGTCGACGAACCATGGAGAGGTACATTTTGTACCACTGCTGCGATGAATAA